The window GGGCGGCGGCGGGTTCGCTCCCCACCCGTTCACGCCCGAGAACGGCGGTGAGCAGGGCGAAGGACTCCCCCGGCTCGAGGGCGCCGAGCCGGTGCACGGTGCCACCGTGCGTGGCGACGAGGGCGGCGAGGCCCATCCGGCTGGTGATGATGGCGGCGCCCCCCGCGTTGGCGGTGAGCAACGCGCGTACCTGGTCGGGGTGGACGACGTCGTCCAGGATCAGCAAGGCCCGGCCGCGCCCGGTGACCGGGGCGGTGAGCGACCTCCGCAGATGCTCGGTGGCCTCACGCACGGGCTGAGGGGTGCCGTCGGGACGGGTGAGGGGGAGCAGGACACAGCCGCCGGGGTAGTGGGCGGCGACCGTGTGGGCGGCGTGCAGGGCGAGCGCGGTCTTGCCGATTCCGGGCGCACCGGAGAGAACGGCGAAGGTCGCACGCTCTGCGTCTTCCGGATGCGACGTCAACAGCTGTGCGAGTAGAGCGACTTCACGTTCACGCCCGGTGAAGCAGGGCACCGTGGGCAACGGGGCGAGCCCGGCACCGCCACCCCGCACGTCGGGGCGGACCGGCTCCACGGTGAGAGCCGCCGCGCCTGCCCCGGACGCGGCGCCGCCCCTCCGGAAGTCCGGTGCGAGCGAGTCGGGCGCACGGCCGGCGTCGATGCCGCCGAGTTCTTCCCCTCGCAGGATCGCGAGTTCGAGCCGCTGGAGGCCGGCCCGCGGACCGACGCCGAGTTCGTCCCGCAGGTACCCCTTGATCCGGCGGCACTCCGCCAGCGCCTCGCTCTGCCGGCCGGTGCGGTAGAGCGCCAGCATCAGCTGTTCGGCGAACCGCTCGTGGCCCGGGTATACGCGCGTAACCTCCCAAAGATCAACGAGTGTCTCGCGGCAACGACCATGATCCAGTTCGATGTCGCAGACCCGCTCCAGCACCCGCAGCCGCTCCTCCGCGAGCCGGGGCACCTCATCGCGGTGCAGCAGGTCGGACGGCACGTTGGCGAGCAGCGGGCCCCGCCACAGCGCGAGGGCCTGGCGCAGGGTGTAGAGCTCGGACTCGTCGC is drawn from Streptomyces sp. NBC_00178 and contains these coding sequences:
- a CDS encoding BTAD domain-containing putative transcriptional regulator; its protein translation is MRFQLLGPLSITDGREVVVLPPSKPTALLAALLIRPGSVVSTEHLRGVVWGEEQPATAKAALQSCVLRLRRIFAKYGIEDQAVVAEAGGYRMSADADTLDLLHFRQLVDRAGASGDESELYTLRQALALWRGPLLANVPSDLLHRDEVPRLAEERLRVLERVCDIELDHGRCRETLVDLWEVTRVYPGHERFAEQLMLALYRTGRQSEALAECRRIKGYLRDELGVGPRAGLQRLELAILRGEELGGIDAGRAPDSLAPDFRRGGAASGAGAAALTVEPVRPDVRGGGAGLAPLPTVPCFTGREREVALLAQLLTSHPEDAERATFAVLSGAPGIGKTALALHAAHTVAAHYPGGCVLLPLTRPDGTPQPVREATEHLRRSLTAPVTGRGRALLILDDVVHPDQVRALLTANAGGAAIITSRMGLAALVATHGGTVHRLGALEPGESFALLTAVLGRERVGSEPAAARLLASVCGHHPLALRIAAARLLTRPRLPLADCADWLRRDLPARLTLADDPRMSVPLTLDEALERLPPALAEAHLRLGAGASGPLTAIGAADVLGVPEERAEEVMERLLDAGLLEEDRAGAFWMHDLLRAHARHTTASGTNDAPTALMRPPRRAEIPSVGSTPALR